From a single Flavobacterium sp. genomic region:
- a CDS encoding M42 family metallopeptidase, with product MSTKSILKKSSMTFLENYLNNASPTGYEAEGQKIWMDYLKPYVDTFITDTYGSAVGVINPDAPYKVVIEGHADEISWYVNYITDDGLIYVIRNGGSDHMIAPSKRVNIHTKKGIVRGVFGWPAIHTRGRNGKAEESAKIENIFIDCGCSTKAEVEELGVHVGCVITYPDNFEILNNDKFVCRAIDNRMGGFMIAEVARLLKENKKKLPFGLYIVNSVQEEIGLRGAEMITQRIKPNVAIVTDVCHDTTTPMIDKKIEGDLKMGRGPVIAYAPATQNILREMIVDTAVENKIPFQRHATSRVTGTDTDAFAYSNGGVASALISLPLRYMHTTVEMVHRDDVENVIKLIYESLLKIENNETFSYFK from the coding sequence ATGAGTACAAAATCGATATTAAAGAAGTCGTCGATGACTTTTTTGGAAAATTATTTAAATAATGCCTCGCCAACTGGCTATGAAGCGGAAGGACAAAAAATTTGGATGGATTACTTAAAACCGTATGTAGATACTTTTATTACCGATACCTACGGAAGTGCCGTTGGAGTTATTAATCCAGATGCTCCTTATAAAGTAGTAATTGAAGGCCATGCGGATGAAATTTCGTGGTATGTGAATTATATTACCGATGACGGATTAATCTATGTGATTAGAAATGGTGGAAGTGACCACATGATTGCGCCATCGAAACGTGTGAACATTCATACCAAGAAAGGGATTGTTCGTGGTGTTTTTGGTTGGCCAGCAATTCATACGAGAGGAAGAAACGGAAAAGCTGAAGAATCGGCAAAAATTGAAAACATATTTATTGATTGTGGTTGCTCTACGAAAGCCGAAGTGGAAGAATTAGGCGTTCATGTGGGTTGTGTGATTACGTATCCCGATAATTTTGAGATTTTAAACAACGATAAATTTGTATGTAGAGCCATTGATAACCGCATGGGTGGTTTTATGATTGCCGAAGTAGCGCGTTTATTAAAGGAAAACAAAAAGAAATTACCTTTTGGATTGTACATTGTGAACTCGGTGCAAGAGGAAATTGGTTTGCGTGGTGCGGAAATGATTACCCAACGCATTAAACCAAACGTTGCCATAGTAACCGATGTTTGCCACGATACTACTACCCCAATGATTGACAAAAAAATTGAAGGCGATTTAAAAATGGGACGCGGACCTGTTATTGCTTACGCTCCTGCAACACAAAACATTTTACGTGAAATGATTGTGGACACAGCGGTAGAAAACAAAATACCTTTCCAACGTCATGCGACTTCTCGCGTTACGGGAACCGATACCGATGCTTTTGCATATAGCAATGGCGGAGTTGCCTCGGCTTTGATTTCGTTACCGTTGCGTTATATGCACACGACGGTAGAAATGGTTCACCGCGACGACGTAGAAAATGTAATTAAATTAATTTACGAAAGTTTGTTGAAAATAGAGAATAACGAAACGTTTAGTTATTTTAAATAA
- a CDS encoding DUF4294 domain-containing protein — protein MYKLFFSSFCLFITTFSFAQTETDTLKMTQQDSSIIYSIELKEIIFTPTNVYTTDEDKKAKLILKRRIFKVYPYAKLTADKLTQLNATMAKLKTNREKKKYFKLVEKYLEEEFEPRLKKLSRKDGQILVKLIYRQTGSTTFDLIKEYKSGWKAFWANSTAYLFDINLKTQYKPYEIKEDYHIEGILNAAFNQGQLTKQESKKPIDFDKLNEHWINKIKLQPKTTPKE, from the coding sequence ATGTATAAGTTATTTTTTAGTAGTTTCTGCCTATTCATTACTACTTTTTCTTTTGCTCAAACCGAAACCGACACGTTAAAGATGACGCAACAAGATTCGTCAATCATATATTCTATCGAATTAAAAGAAATTATTTTCACGCCCACTAACGTGTATACTACTGACGAAGACAAAAAAGCCAAGTTAATATTAAAGAGAAGAATTTTCAAAGTGTATCCGTATGCCAAATTAACGGCTGATAAATTAACGCAGTTAAATGCTACCATGGCAAAATTGAAAACCAATCGCGAAAAAAAGAAATACTTTAAACTGGTAGAAAAATATTTAGAAGAAGAATTTGAACCGCGTTTGAAAAAACTATCCCGCAAAGATGGTCAAATCTTAGTAAAATTAATTTATCGCCAAACCGGAAGTACCACTTTCGATTTAATAAAGGAGTACAAAAGCGGATGGAAAGCCTTTTGGGCCAATTCTACAGCTTATTTATTTGATATCAATTTAAAAACACAATACAAACCCTACGAAATTAAAGAAGACTACCACATTGAAGGGATTCTAAATGCAGCCTTCAACCAAGGGCAACTTACCAAACAAGAATCAAAAAAGCCCATCGATTTTGATAAACTCAACGAACACTGGATCAATAAAATTAAACTTCAGCCTAAAACAACACCTAAAGAATAA
- a CDS encoding IS3 family transposase: MKNHYPKIGLGKFCRLLGVTRQAYYQHFWHQEQYVFEDELVISEVLKIRNNHRHIGGRKLSELLQPFLLEHQIKMGRDRLFDVLSANYLLVKRRKKQTITTNSYHRFKKYPNLIRNLIPTKPNQLWVSDITYWKIATGFVYISFITDAYSRKIIGSHVAQTMEAVETMEALKMAISGLRKVPDCHFQLTHHSDRGIQYCSDKYIKLLENNNIRISMTEKGDPLENAIAERVNGIIKEEYLNDYQIDNIKQAKELLKTVVELYNNERLHMSIGNLTPDQVHQNNIKTEKLWKNYYVKSPIIVNK, translated from the coding sequence ATGAAAAACCATTATCCCAAGATTGGTTTAGGCAAGTTTTGCCGATTACTTGGTGTAACACGACAAGCATATTATCAACACTTTTGGCATCAAGAACAATATGTTTTTGAAGATGAATTAGTTATATCTGAAGTGCTAAAAATAAGAAATAATCATCGTCATATAGGAGGAAGAAAGTTATCCGAATTACTTCAACCATTTCTATTAGAACATCAAATAAAAATGGGTAGAGATAGATTATTCGATGTTTTATCTGCAAATTATCTTTTAGTAAAGCGTAGAAAAAAACAAACAATTACTACCAATTCTTATCATCGATTTAAAAAGTATCCAAATTTGATACGTAATTTAATTCCAACTAAACCAAATCAATTATGGGTTAGCGATATAACATATTGGAAAATAGCAACAGGATTTGTTTATATCAGCTTCATAACAGATGCTTATTCAAGAAAAATCATTGGTTCACATGTGGCACAGACAATGGAAGCTGTTGAAACAATGGAAGCGTTGAAAATGGCAATCTCTGGTCTAAGAAAGGTACCAGATTGCCATTTTCAACTCACGCACCATTCTGATAGAGGAATTCAATATTGTAGTGATAAATATATAAAACTTCTAGAAAATAACAATATAAGAATTAGTATGACAGAAAAAGGAGATCCGTTAGAAAATGCAATTGCAGAGAGAGTTAATGGCATAATAAAAGAAGAATATTTAAATGATTATCAAATAGATAATATTAAACAAGCTAAAGAATTATTGAAAACAGTTGTAGAATTATATAATAATGAAAGACTTCATATGAGCATAGGAAATCTTACTCCAGATCAAGTACATCAAAATAATATAAAAACAGAAAAATTATGGAAGAATTATTATGTAAAAAGTCCTATTATTGTAAACAAATAA
- a CDS encoding class I SAM-dependent methyltransferase — protein sequence MNIEELLQPKIQDFITENLGTDSVKLALKRNPFPEFSYAEIINQIISKKKAKEKLTTWFSKTNIIYPEKISIEQTSSESTANYKSSLVSGEKLIDCTGGFGIDDYYFSKQFKTVIHCELNADLSQIVKHNCEVLKVSNIECYQGDSTEILKQLNQKFDCIYIDPSRRNDAKGKVFMLADCLPNVVDLQDFYFQFTNAILIKTAPILDLQAGLLELKNVVQIHIVAVDNEVKELLWKIEKNFNESPEIIAVNIEKSNPSITKIESSKSYSARYSLPKKYLYEPNAALMKSGGFEAVSELFTVSKLHQHSHLYTTEEITAFPGRKFQIDAIIPFQKKEIAHYIQGKKMNVSTRNFPIKPEEIKKKYKIQDGGTVFAFFTTNLNNEKIILLCTKL from the coding sequence TTGAATATTGAAGAACTTTTACAGCCTAAAATTCAAGATTTTATTACCGAAAATTTAGGTACTGATAGCGTAAAATTAGCTTTAAAGAGAAACCCTTTTCCTGAATTTTCTTATGCCGAAATCATCAACCAAATTATTTCAAAAAAGAAGGCTAAAGAAAAATTAACCACCTGGTTTTCAAAAACCAACATAATTTATCCTGAAAAAATTTCTATTGAGCAAACTTCCTCAGAAAGTACTGCAAACTATAAATCTTCATTGGTTTCAGGTGAAAAATTAATCGATTGTACAGGCGGATTTGGAATAGACGATTATTATTTTTCAAAACAATTCAAAACGGTAATTCATTGCGAATTAAATGCCGATTTATCTCAAATTGTAAAACATAATTGTGAAGTTTTAAAAGTAAGTAATATTGAATGTTATCAAGGCGACAGCACAGAAATTTTAAAACAATTAAATCAGAAATTCGATTGCATTTACATCGATCCTTCCAGAAGAAATGACGCCAAAGGCAAAGTTTTTATGCTGGCCGATTGTTTGCCAAACGTAGTGGATTTACAAGATTTTTACTTTCAATTTACCAATGCTATTTTAATCAAGACTGCACCTATTTTAGATTTGCAAGCTGGATTATTAGAATTAAAAAATGTAGTCCAAATTCATATTGTGGCGGTAGATAACGAAGTAAAAGAGTTGCTTTGGAAAATAGAAAAAAACTTTAATGAATCACCAGAAATCATAGCTGTAAATATTGAAAAAAGTAACCCTTCAATTACTAAAATTGAAAGTTCAAAATCGTATTCAGCCCGTTATAGTTTACCAAAAAAATATCTGTACGAACCTAATGCAGCTTTAATGAAATCAGGCGGTTTTGAAGCAGTTTCCGAATTATTCACAGTGAGTAAATTACACCAACATTCGCATTTATACACTACGGAAGAAATAACAGCTTTTCCAGGAAGAAAATTTCAAATTGATGCAATAATACCGTTTCAGAAAAAAGAAATTGCACACTATATTCAAGGCAAAAAAATGAATGTTTCAACTCGAAATTTCCCCATAAAACCCGAAGAAATTAAAAAGAAATATAAAATTCAAGATGGTGGAACCGTTTTTGCTTTTTTTACTACCAATTTGAATAATGAAAAAATAATTTTACTTTGCACCAAATTATAA
- a CDS encoding AI-2E family transporter, which produces MTSKEISLGIVKAVAILIANGLALFFLFKISTVLIYCIIAIVISLLLNPLVNFLKRKLKFKNTLAVITAILIAFLVISGFILLFVPLLLAQGKNLSLLDVTTLEKNYHILLQNITLFLDSYNVNTKQLIQSSKLSSFTTFEFIPNFINSFFSTLGNFSMGFASVLFITFFILKESESFYLKFKNILPDNQKEKILHSVKEINHLLSRYFLGLLLQLTIIMILYLVVFLIFGVENAIIIALLCAIFNIVPYVGPLIASVVAGLLVMTSGIGAGADFVNETLPTAIYVLIGMSLVQVIDNNFSSPLIFSKSTNSHPLEIFLIILMAGILFGITGMIIAVPFYTSLKVIGKEFFPENKVIKALTKNL; this is translated from the coding sequence ATGACTTCAAAAGAAATTTCACTTGGAATAGTAAAAGCAGTTGCAATATTAATTGCAAACGGTTTAGCTTTGTTTTTTTTATTTAAAATTTCTACAGTTTTAATCTATTGTATTATCGCGATTGTGATTTCATTATTATTAAATCCTTTAGTGAATTTTTTAAAACGAAAATTAAAGTTCAAAAACACACTCGCTGTAATTACTGCAATACTCATAGCTTTTCTTGTAATTTCTGGATTTATTTTACTTTTTGTACCCCTTTTACTAGCACAAGGTAAAAACTTATCATTGTTAGATGTTACCACCTTAGAAAAAAACTATCATATATTACTTCAAAACATTACACTTTTTTTAGATTCTTATAACGTAAATACAAAGCAACTCATTCAAAGCAGTAAACTATCTTCGTTTACAACATTTGAGTTTATTCCAAACTTCATAAACAGTTTTTTTAGCACTTTAGGAAATTTCAGTATGGGCTTTGCTTCGGTCTTATTTATAACCTTTTTTATTTTGAAGGAAAGCGAATCTTTTTATTTGAAATTTAAAAATATTTTACCCGATAATCAAAAAGAAAAAATATTACATTCTGTCAAAGAAATTAATCATTTACTATCGCGCTACTTTCTTGGTTTATTATTACAGTTAACAATTATTATGATTTTATATCTAGTTGTTTTCCTAATATTTGGCGTAGAAAATGCAATTATAATAGCCTTATTGTGTGCAATTTTCAATATTGTACCATATGTTGGACCTCTAATTGCTTCTGTAGTGGCTGGTTTATTAGTTATGACAAGCGGAATCGGTGCGGGTGCAGACTTTGTAAACGAAACACTTCCAACCGCAATTTATGTTTTAATCGGAATGTCATTAGTTCAAGTAATTGACAATAATTTTAGTTCACCTTTAATTTTTTCTAAAAGTACCAATTCACATCCATTAGAAATTTTCTTAATCATCTTGATGGCAGGAATTTTATTTGGGATAACTGGAATGATTATCGCTGTTCCATTTTACACTTCATTAAAAGTTATTGGGAAAGAATTTTTTCCGGAAAATAAAGTCATTAAAGCACTTACAAAAAACTTATAA
- a CDS encoding DUF4159 domain-containing protein codes for MNKLILLLLVFNLGFSQEIAVAKYAGGGDWYANPTSLPNLAKFCNQNINTSINTKVATVEVGSAEIFTYPFVHMTGHGNVVFSANDAINLRNYITSGGFLHIDDNYGMDEFIRKEIKKIFPDNPLTEIPSNHLIFKEPFSFSSGLPKIHEHDNKKPQAFGIFIEGRIALLYTYETDLGDGWEDSEVHNNPQTVREKALKMGANIINYAFKN; via the coding sequence ATGAATAAATTGATTTTATTATTATTAGTTTTTAACTTAGGATTTTCCCAAGAAATTGCAGTTGCTAAATATGCTGGTGGCGGCGATTGGTATGCAAATCCGACTTCATTGCCTAATTTAGCTAAATTCTGTAACCAAAATATCAATACATCAATAAACACAAAAGTTGCTACGGTTGAAGTGGGAAGTGCCGAAATATTTACGTACCCTTTTGTTCACATGACAGGTCATGGCAATGTGGTTTTTAGTGCAAATGATGCAATAAATCTAAGAAACTACATTACTTCTGGTGGATTTTTACATATTGATGATAATTACGGAATGGATGAATTTATTAGAAAAGAAATTAAAAAAATATTTCCCGATAATCCATTGACAGAAATTCCTTCTAATCATCTTATTTTTAAAGAACCATTTAGTTTTTCGAGTGGTTTACCTAAAATTCATGAGCACGATAACAAAAAACCTCAAGCTTTTGGCATTTTTATAGAAGGTAGAATAGCATTGCTTTATACTTATGAAACGGATTTAGGGGATGGCTGGGAAGATTCTGAAGTGCATAATAACCCACAAACTGTAAGAGAAAAAGCGCTAAAAATGGGTGCTAATATTATCAATTACGCTTTTAAAAATTAA